TGCCGGCGACTTTGACAAGATCAACGCCCAGATCAAGGAACGCGCCGCCAAGGCCAATGTGACTGGCCGGCTCTCCACCTGGCCGGTGCCGGTGGGCGTGTTCTTCCCCAAATTCGCCGTGGAAGCGGCCCGCGCGTCCATCGAAGGGTCCATGTCCCTCACGGATCTGGCCGCTCTCTCGGCCCTGGCTCGCAAGGTGGCCGGGGTGGAGGTGTCTTTCAGCCCCATGAAGGACGGGATCAACAATTACTACCTGATCATCATGGATTCCATCATCTACTAACCCGCATCCTCCAGCGCTGCGCGGTGGCTGTGCCGCGCAGCGCGTTTCCCATGCCCCGCCACCTGCTCGAACTCCGGCATATTTCCAAGTCGTTTGGCCATACGCACGCCTTGCGGGGCGTCCATCTGACGGTTGCGCCCGGCGAAATCCACGGCCTCCTGGGCATGAATGGGTCCGGCAAAAGCACGCTGTTGCACATCCTGGCCGGGCATCCTTGCATCCAGTTGGGGCACGGCAGAGGCTCTCGCGGGTTTCAAGGGGAAATTCGCCTGCAGGGGCAGGCGTTTTCTCCCCGCTCGCCAGCCGAGGCCATGGCCAGGGGCGTGGGCATGATTCATCAGGAATCTGTGCTGCTCCCGGAATTCACTGTGGGGGAGAATATCGCCCTGGGACGTGAAGTTGTGCGGCCCTGGACCGCGCGCGTGCTGGGACGCAGATTTGCCGCCCTGGACCGGGAGCGCAACGACGAGGGGGCGCGCCTGGCCATGCAACAGCTGGGGCTGGAGATGTCCCCTGCAACCCGGACAGGGGCGCTCAGCCTGGGGCGCAAGCTGCTGGTGGAGGTGGCCCGCGAGCTGATCAACCCGAATCTGCGGTTGCTGTTGCTCGACGAACCCACCTCGGCCCTGGATGAAGAAGACACGCGACGCCTCCATGCCTGCCTGCGGACCCTGGCGGCCAACGGCGTGGGGATTGTCTATGTCTCGCACCGCCTGCAGGAGGTCTTTGCCTTGTGCCATCGGGCAACCATCCTGCGCGATGGCGAGGTGGTGGCTGAGGCGCCGGGCGGGGCCTTCGATGTGGGGAAAATCTGCGAGCTCATGACCTCCCGCCCCTTGCGCACGGCGCAACCCTCGCTGCACACGCAGCGGCTGGACGATAGCCCCCCCTTGCTTCGCTTGCGGAATTTCCGGGTGGACATGCCCGGCGAGCCGTTGCGCAACATGACCCTGGACGTCCGCCAGGGAGAAATGATCGGCCTGGCCGGGCTGACCGGCCATGGCCGCCCGGCCCTGGGGCGGGGGCTGTTTGGCCTGTGCCCGACGGGCGGGCAGGCGCTGTTCGGACAATCTGACACGATCGACCTTTGCACGGACGCCGGACGCCGCAAGGCATGCGACGAGCTGGCATATATTCCTGAAGATCGTCGCCAAATGGGCCTGCTGTTGCAGCACAGCGTGCAGGACAATCTGACCTTTTCCGTTCTGCATCGCCGGGGACGGTTCCTTCGTCCGTTTCCCGTGCCGGCCTTGCGCTGGTGCGATGAGCGGGCTGCCCGCCGTTTTGCCGAAGAGTGTGTGCAGACATTTGGCATCCGCTGCGCCTCGGTGCGGCAACCGGTCTCACAACTCAGCGGCGGCAATCAGCAAAAACTCTGCATCGCCCGGGCGCTGGCATCCTCGCCGCGACTGTTGCTGGTGTCCGAACCTGTCCGAGGCATCGACGTGGAGGCCAAGGAAGCCATTTTGGGGCAGTTGCTGCGCAGCAACACCAAGGAGGGGCTGACCATCATCATGGCTTCCAGCGAACTCGATACACTGCAACGGTGCTGCACCCGCATTGTCGTATTGCATGAGGGACGCCTCCAGGCTGTGTTGCCTTCAGGCACGGACGAGCAGATCATTTCGCGCTGCATGTGCGGTGTTGCCGGGGAGATGGCATGAAATTTCCGCGCGTGCCGCCGGCGCAGGGCATCATCCTGCTGTTTCTGGCAGGACTGCTGGCCGCGGCGTGGATGCTGGACATGGACATCCTGCAACTGCTGGGCGACGCCTTGACACGCCTGGGCATGAACGGCGTGCTGGTGCTCTCCTTGCTTCCCATGTTCAATGCCGGCCTGGGGCTGAATTTTGGCCTGCCCGTGGCCGTCACCGCCGGCCTGCTGGGCATGTGCCTGGCGGTGAATTTTCGTCTGTCCGGGCTGCCCGGCCTGTTCGGCGCCCTGGCCTTTGCTGTTCCCGCTGCGGTGTTGCTGGGTTACGGCTATGCACTGCTGCTGCGGCGGGTGCGCGGTCGGGAGGAGATTGCCGGCACGTTTCTGGGTTTTTCCTTCGTGGCGGGGATGAATCTGTTCTGGGCCACCGCACCCTTTACCAACCCGGCCATGCTCTGGCCCATCGGCGGTGCCGGGATGCGCCCCACCATCGGCCTGGGGCCATACTTCGGCAAGGCCCTGAACAACGCGTTGCCCCTGTCGCTGCCCTTGGGCTTCGGCTCCCTGACCATTCCGGCCGGCATGTTGGCCTTTTATGGGGCCGTCTGTCTGCTGCTGTGGCTGTACTACCGGACCCGCCTGGGCAAGGCGGCCCTGGCCGTGGGCGAGAACGAGCTGTTTGCGGCCATTCATGGCGTGGATGTGCACCGGACGCGCCTGGCGGCCGTAATTGTCTCCACCATCCTCGGCGCGTTCGGCATGATTGTGTATGCGCAGAGCTACGGCTTTGTGGAACTGTACGACGCGCCGTTGATGATGGCGTTTCCAGCGGCGTCGGCCATGCTCATTGGCGGGGTTTCAGGGGGGCGGGGGACGATTCCGCAGGCCGTCCTGGGCGCATTGTTGTTTCAGTCGCTCTATGTCTTGTCCGCACCCATTGCCAATGAAGTGTTCATCCCGGAATCTGCGGAAATTCTGCGCATGCTCATTACAAACGCCGTGATTCTGTATGCCTTCATGCACCGCGGGAACCCAAAGGGGACATGAAGCATGCGTCGTGCGATTAAGGACAATCCTACTTCCTTGCTGTTTGCGTTGTTGTGCGTCATCGGCTGGCATTATTCGGGCATGTCTGCGGCCTTCCTGTGCAATGAAGTGATGGTTCGCTTCGTGCGCAACGGGGTGTTGGTTCTGGCCCTGCTCATCCCCCTGACCGCAGGCATGGGACTCAATTTCGCCATCAGCGTGGGAGCCATCGCCGCGCAAACGGGGGTGCTTCTGGCCCTGAATGCCGGTGTGGGCGGCCTGCCTGGCCTGGGCCTGGCGGCGGTGGTCGGGTGCCTGCTGGCCCTGGGTGCGGGCTGGCTCATTGGCCGGGGGCTGAACCTTGTCAAAGGCAAGGAAATGATCGCCACGATGATCATCGGCTTTCTGGCCACCTGCCTGTATCAGCTCGTGTTTTTGGTGGGATATGGCTCGCTTATTCCGGCGTATAATCAGGAGATGCTGCTCTCCAGGGGCGTTGGCGTGCGCAGTACCGTGGATCTGCTGCCGTACCGCCATGGGCTGGATACGTATTGGCTGATTCACCTTGGCCCGCTGGAGGTGCCCCTATTCATGATTCTGGTGGTGCTGGGGTGTGCCCTGGGTGTGCGGGGCATCATGCGGTCCCGGATTGGCGGCCATTTTCGGGCGGTGGGCCAGGACGTGGAGAAGGCCAGGCTCCTGGGGCTTGATGTGGAAGGAGTCCGCGTGCAGGCGATGATGTTGTCCACCACCATTGCCTGTCTCGGACAGCTCTTTCATTTGCAAAACATCGGTATGATGAACGTCTACACCGCGCACCTCAACGCAGGCATTTTCTCCTGCGCCGCGCTGCTGGCTGGCGGAGCGACGTTGTATGCTGCCGGCGTGGGCAATGCCTTTCTGGGTCTGTTGCTGTTTCATGCGTTGTTTATCGTGTCCCCCCAGGCCGGGCAGAACCTGTTCCAGAATGCAGCCCTTGGCGAGTATTTTCGCAGTTTCACGGCCTACGGCACCATCGCCTTTGCCCTGATCCTCAACCCTGCGGCACCACGCCGCACACGGCCTCGGCCAGCAGCGGAAAAAGACGCACCTGCCGGTGATTGAACAGGAATTCCAGCTCCTTGAGATGAAGCGGAAAGTGCGCCGGGGCCATGCCACGCAGCCGGGCGAAGCGACGTTTGGCAAAGATCCAGAAGCGGTTGGCGTCCACGGGCAGGCCCTTGGTTTCGTGACGAACATACTGCGCCGGCCAGAGGGACGGTCCACAGCAGAGCAAGGAGAGGTACTGCCGGTATGGTGCAGTATAGACCACTTGCCCCAGGCTGGCGGTGGCCAGATGGAAATTTGTCTTGAAGTGCAGCAGGGCCGCGGGCGTGAGATCCGGCAGCAGATCGCAGAGCATGAACCCGTTCAGTTCGATGAGTCCGAAAACCGGCGCGTCCTGCAGCGGCTGCGCTGGCGGGGTGCTCCCCGGTCCGGGCCAGATGCCGGCGCGGAACAGAGCCGGCGCATCAAGCGACTGTGCAAGCAGGGCGCGGCGCACGGCGTCCTGGGCCTTGAGCACGGTTTCGTAGTGCACGCCAAGTTGCCCGGCCATGTCCCGTGGCGTGGCGCCCAGTTCGAACAGCTTCAGAAACCACAGCCACTGCCGGCATGAAAAATTGCACGCGTTCAGAAAGCGTCGGCTGAAGTCATGAAAGGTGTAGCCACAGGCAGCGCACCGGCGGCGGCCGTCTGCCAGTTTGTAGAGCTTGCGGGCCTTGCAGTGCAGGCAATGCCGTTGATGGTTTTTCCAACAAAATCCCAGTAGAAAACGGCGGGCTTTTTGCTCGCTGGACACGAGTTCCGAAAAATTCAGGAGTTCCGAGGTCTCACACGCTCCGGCAAAAGGCGCGACACCCTTGCGATTCTGAGCGTCAAGAGGAATGGGCATGGCGTGCTCATTAAAACATGCGTAATTTTAGGTTGATGCAAGACTGATTGTGTACGACGTCGTGCCAAATCTTCCACAAGTGTTTGTACTGCCATTGTCCCAACTCACTGGGAGAGATACGCTCAATCCAGGAGAAATGGCGGATGCGCGCCACCAACAATCGAAATTTCAAATCGTAAGCATAGCCAGCTCCTATAATTCTGCTGGCAAGGGAGGTCAATGCATGGAACAGGAGATGACCATTCGCGTGCACCTGTGGGTGGAGACGCGAGAGGGGGTCGCATTTGGCATGGGCAGGTTGTTGCTCTTGGATTTTATTGAACAATACGGCTCGCTACGCAAGGCGGCCAGCGCCATGGGCATGTCCTACCGGGCGGCGTGGTGCAAGCTCAGGGCGTCGGAAAAAGCCCTGGGCGTGACGCTGGTGGAGCCGGTGGGCAGCAAGCGGGAGGGCTGCCGGTTGACACCGGAGGGCGCGCGGTTGCGGGAATCCTTCCGGGCCTGGTTCAGGACCGTGGAGCGCACGGCGCAACTCAATGCCCAGGCGCTCTTTGCCTGGCCGACGCGGGCGTATCCTGCCGCGGAGACGTCGGCCGATATCGCCATACTCGGCGACGAGGCTCCAATGCCGCCACCAGTTCGCAGGATGCTGCCCGCCGCAGCACTTTGAGCGCAGGCAGGCTCCCCGGTCCTGGGGAGCGGGTTGCGAAGCGTTCGCCATCTCCCGGCTGCAAAGCCCGGGCGTTCTGCCTGGGCTTTTTTTATGCCCTCCGTCTGGATATGTATCTAATCTAATACATATATCATGCTGAAATCATAGCATTAATCATTGACCACACCTTCTTTGGCAGCCTACAACTCAGGCCGGCGCACACCTCCGGCCCCCTGACGCCAAGGCCGGATTCCGGGTGCACCGCCAGACATGAGGCGTCGCAATCGAGGAGGTTGCCATGGGACTGTCGCGTCGAGGGTTCCTTAAATGCACCAGTGCCGGGGTGGTGGGCCTGTCTTTGGCCCGGTTCGGCATCAATGCGGCGCCGGTGTCGGCCTATGCCGCCACCATGAAGATTGAGGACAGCAAGGAGTTCATCTCCATCTGCCCCTTCTGCTCCTGCTGCTGCAACACGCTGGTGCACGTGAAGGACGGCAAGATCATCAACGTGGAGGGCGATCCGGACTATCCCGTCTCCGGCGGGGGCCTGTGCGCCAAGGGCGCGTCCCTGCGCTCCCTGCATACCAGCCCGAACCGGCTCACCAAGCCGCTGTATCGCGCGCCGGGCAGCGACAAGTGGGAGGAAAAAGACTGGGACTGGATGATGGAGCGCATCGCCCAGCGCATCAAGGAAACCCGCGACCGCGACTTCAAGCAGAAGAACGAGGCCGGCCAGACCGTGAACCGGGTGGAGTCCATCTTCCATCTGGGCTCCTCGCAGGTCTCCAATGAAGAAGCCGCGGTGCTGCACCAGATGATCCGCGCCCTGGGCATCGTGCACTTTGACCACCAGGCCCGCGTCTGCCACAGCTCCACGGTGCCGGCCCTGGCAGAGTCCTTCGGCCGTGGCGCCATGACCAATCATTACAACGACATTCAGAACGCAGACGCCATCCTGATCATGGGCAGCAACTGCGCCGAGC
This sequence is a window from Megalodesulfovibrio gigas DSM 1382 = ATCC 19364. Protein-coding genes within it:
- a CDS encoding sugar ABC transporter ATP-binding protein: MPRHLLELRHISKSFGHTHALRGVHLTVAPGEIHGLLGMNGSGKSTLLHILAGHPCIQLGHGRGSRGFQGEIRLQGQAFSPRSPAEAMARGVGMIHQESVLLPEFTVGENIALGREVVRPWTARVLGRRFAALDRERNDEGARLAMQQLGLEMSPATRTGALSLGRKLLVEVARELINPNLRLLLLDEPTSALDEEDTRRLHACLRTLAANGVGIVYVSHRLQEVFALCHRATILRDGEVVAEAPGGAFDVGKICELMTSRPLRTAQPSLHTQRLDDSPPLLRLRNFRVDMPGEPLRNMTLDVRQGEMIGLAGLTGHGRPALGRGLFGLCPTGGQALFGQSDTIDLCTDAGRRKACDELAYIPEDRRQMGLLLQHSVQDNLTFSVLHRRGRFLRPFPVPALRWCDERAARRFAEECVQTFGIRCASVRQPVSQLSGGNQQKLCIARALASSPRLLLVSEPVRGIDVEAKEAILGQLLRSNTKEGLTIIMASSELDTLQRCCTRIVVLHEGRLQAVLPSGTDEQIISRCMCGVAGEMA
- a CDS encoding ABC transporter permease subunit — its product is MKFPRVPPAQGIILLFLAGLLAAAWMLDMDILQLLGDALTRLGMNGVLVLSLLPMFNAGLGLNFGLPVAVTAGLLGMCLAVNFRLSGLPGLFGALAFAVPAAVLLGYGYALLLRRVRGREEIAGTFLGFSFVAGMNLFWATAPFTNPAMLWPIGGAGMRPTIGLGPYFGKALNNALPLSLPLGFGSLTIPAGMLAFYGAVCLLLWLYYRTRLGKAALAVGENELFAAIHGVDVHRTRLAAVIVSTILGAFGMIVYAQSYGFVELYDAPLMMAFPAASAMLIGGVSGGRGTIPQAVLGALLFQSLYVLSAPIANEVFIPESAEILRMLITNAVILYAFMHRGNPKGT
- a CDS encoding ABC transporter permease subunit, producing the protein MRRAIKDNPTSLLFALLCVIGWHYSGMSAAFLCNEVMVRFVRNGVLVLALLIPLTAGMGLNFAISVGAIAAQTGVLLALNAGVGGLPGLGLAAVVGCLLALGAGWLIGRGLNLVKGKEMIATMIIGFLATCLYQLVFLVGYGSLIPAYNQEMLLSRGVGVRSTVDLLPYRHGLDTYWLIHLGPLEVPLFMILVVLGCALGVRGIMRSRIGGHFRAVGQDVEKARLLGLDVEGVRVQAMMLSTTIACLGQLFHLQNIGMMNVYTAHLNAGIFSCAALLAGGATLYAAGVGNAFLGLLLFHALFIVSPQAGQNLFQNAALGEYFRSFTAYGTIAFALILNPAAPRRTRPRPAAEKDAPAGD
- a CDS encoding transposase gives rise to the protein MPIPLDAQNRKGVAPFAGACETSELLNFSELVSSEQKARRFLLGFCWKNHQRHCLHCKARKLYKLADGRRRCAACGYTFHDFSRRFLNACNFSCRQWLWFLKLFELGATPRDMAGQLGVHYETVLKAQDAVRRALLAQSLDAPALFRAGIWPGPGSTPPAQPLQDAPVFGLIELNGFMLCDLLPDLTPAALLHFKTNFHLATASLGQVVYTAPYRQYLSLLCCGPSLWPAQYVRHETKGLPVDANRFWIFAKRRFARLRGMAPAHFPLHLKELEFLFNHRQVRLFPLLAEAVCGVVPQG
- a CDS encoding winged helix-turn-helix domain-containing protein, which encodes MEQEMTIRVHLWVETREGVAFGMGRLLLLDFIEQYGSLRKAASAMGMSYRAAWCKLRASEKALGVTLVEPVGSKREGCRLTPEGARLRESFRAWFRTVERTAQLNAQALFAWPTRAYPAAETSADIAILGDEAPMPPPVRRMLPAAAL